The Magnolia sinica isolate HGM2019 chromosome 10, MsV1, whole genome shotgun sequence genome includes a window with the following:
- the LOC131257602 gene encoding putative disease resistance protein At1g50180 has product MSAVESVVELVLGKLADSLIQKAIFLCGVRDQVELLMFEFEQMVAFLEDADSKQEGDRRVKRWVQHVRDVAYDAEDVIDKFMLKMPTSKPKNCLGRIKRYACIPVELKALHDVGSEIQRINNKIHRISESRSTYGIADISQGAGKSSADPIHEERRLTSLNSEESDFVGFFQKESEALVKKLTNESEQRRCLVSVVGMGGLGKTTLTKKVYNDPRVKAHFDSFAWISISQDYVVTDLLQKILNCYISKDKLKEVKEMDVNQLKHEISEHLKEKRYLVVLDDIWSKEAWNDLKGAFPETNNGSRVVLTTRKEDVALYAQSEVHRPGILNEEESWELFCKKTFPGHGGCPPELVDVGKKIVQKCHGLPLAVIVIGGLLTTTTKEAAEWKKVHESSSWHLVKGEINISGILSLSYKDLPYYLKPCFLYLGNFPEDYEFHAKTLIQMWAAEGFLEERGEETLEEVGEDYLMQLIQRIMVQVTERSSSRGIKRCRIHDLLRDLSISKAKEDMFLQVHSRINANAPPASRARRLAIHNDDLREYTSLKSFTPQLRSVLIYTQGSTWLQREEEKFLFRGFKLLRVLYIHSACIKKLPKEIGEL; this is encoded by the exons ATGTCCGCTGTTGAGTCCGTTGTTGAGCTCGTACTCGGAAAGCTGGCTGACTCGCTCATTCAAAAAGCCATTTTCTTATGTGGCGTTCGTGATCAAGTCGAATTGCTCATGTTCGAATTTGAGCAGATGGTAGCCTTCTTGGAAGATGCAGACTCCAAGCAAGAAGGAGACAGAAGAGTGAAGAGATGGGTGCAACATGTGAGAGATGTTGCATACGATGCTGAGGACGTCATCGACAAATTTATGTTAAAGATGCCAACCTCAAAGCCAAAAAATTGTTTAGGCCGCATTAAAAG GTATGCTTGCATCCCCGTTGAGTTGAAAGCTCTCCATGATGTGGGCTCGGAGATCCAACGGATAAACAATAAAATCCATAGGATCTCTGAAAGTAGGTCGACTTATGGAATTGCCGATATAAGCCAGGGAGCGGGGAAGAGCTCCGCAGATCCAATCCATGAAGAACGGAGGCTCACTTCTCTTAACTCTGAAGAATCAGATTTTGTTGGTTTTTTTCAAAAGGAGTCAGAGGCACTGGTCAAGAAGTTGACCAATGAGAGCGAGCAAAGACGTTGTCTTGTTTCTGTAGTTGGAATGGGTGGTCTCGGCAAGACCACTCTTACGAAGAAAGTTTATAACGACCCTCGTGTTAAAGCACATTTTGACTCTTTTGCATGGATTTCTATATCACAAGACTATGTTGTGACGGATCTTCTTCAGAAAATCTTAAATTGTTACATCTCAAAAGATAAGCTCAAGGAAGTGAAGGAAATGGACGTCAATCAGTTGAAGCATGAAATTTCTGAGCATTTGAAAGAGAAGAGATACCTGGTGGTATTAGATGATATATGGTCAAAGGAAGCGTGGAATGATTTGAAGGGTGCATTTCCAGAAACGAACAATGGCAGTAGGGTTGTCCTCACCACACGAAAAGAAGACGTAGCTTTATATGCACAAAGCGAGGTCCATAGACCGGGAATTTTAAACGAGGAAGAGAGCTGGGAATTATTCTGCAAGAAAACATTCCCAGGACATGGTGGTTGCCCTCCGGAATTGGTGGACGTGGGAAAAAAGATTGTGCAAAAATGCCACGGCCTACCTCTTGCTGTCATTGTCATCGGTGGGCTCCTAACGACGACGACGAAAGAAGCAGCAGAGTGGAAGAAAGTACACGAGAGCAGCAGCTGGCATTTAGTCAAGGGAGAAATCAATATCTCGGGCATATTATCTTTGAGCTATAAAGATCTGCCCTATTACTTGAAACCATGTTTTCTCTACCTGGGCAATTTTCCAGAGGACTACGAATTCCATGCCAAGACATTGATTCAAATGTGGGCTGCAGAAGGTTTTCTTGAAGAGCGAGGGGAAGAAACATTGGAGGAAGTTGGAGAAGATTATCTAATGCAATTGATTCAAAGAATCATGGTTCAAGTCACAGAAAGAAGTTCAAGCCGAGGTATTAAAAGATGTCGCATCCATGATCTTTTGCGGGATCTCTCCATATCAAAAGCTAAGGAAGATATGTTTCTTCAAGTTCACAGTAGGATCAATGCAAATGCTCCTCCTGCATCTAGAGCCCGTCGACTTGCAATTCACAATGATGATTTACGTGAGTACACTTCCTTAAAATCTTTCACTCCACAACTTCGTTCTGTATTGATATACACCCAGGGCTCTACATGGCttcaaagagaagaagaaaagtttCTCTTTAGAGGCTTTAAGTTGCTTAGGGTGTTGTATATACACAGTGCATGCATTAAAAAGCTACCTAAGGAAATAGGTGAACTATAA
- the LOC131257713 gene encoding uncharacterized protein LOC131257713 produces the protein MWEHLQSIYQQSNAARLYRLEQDLVTLTQGNDNIQSFYSKIVTIWTEMTMMDPTFPHDFKIFQTMRESAQVRQFLMKLRPEFEHYRAALLNRSPTPSLNSVINDLLAEEQRLKVLSTPGSSDMVLAVSTTPPTRGSGSSPLTCRGCNKVRHVVAQCKEWCAYCRRTGHGIQDCRTRAYASSFGRGRGGRGRGRGRALSATAATISSETSVSESASTTSAEGLSSPLTLAMLQQIVQALSAAGMSGSVNGEGTWEG, from the exons ATGTGGGAACATCTCCAGtcgatttatcaacagagtaatgcggcccggttataccgTCTGGAACAGGATCTTGTTACCCTTACTCAGGGTAACGacaatattcaatcattttactccaaaattgtcacaatttggacagagatgactatgatggatccaacatttcctcatgactttaaaatattccaaactatgcgcgagagtgcgcaagttcgtcaatttcttatgaagctacgtccggaatttgagcattatcgggctgctctcttgaaccgtagccctactccttcattgaattcggttattaatgatttattggctgaagaacaacgactgaaagttctctcaaCTCCGggctcatctgatatggtgcttgctgtgtccacaactccaccaacacgtggttctggttcctctcctttgacttgtcgcgggtgcaacaaggtgagacatgttgtcgctcaatgtaAGGAATGGTgtgcttattgtcgacggactggtcatggtattcaggactgccgtacacgagcttatgcatcttctttcggccgtggacgtggtggccgtggtcgtggccgtggtcgtgctctttctgctacggcTGCTACTATTTCTTCCGAGACATCTGTTAGTGAGTCTGCATCTACTacttctgctgaaggtctttcatctccattGACTCTTGCGATGCTCCAACAAattgttcaggccctttctgccgccggtatgtcag gatctgtcaacggggaaggtacttgggaagggtag